AATTAGGACAGGAGATATAATGTTCCCGATTTTAATAAAAATAGGACCAGTCACGATACATACTTATGGTGTACTTATCGCAATAGGTTTTCTGCTGGGACTTTATCTAACTGTCAGACAGGCAAAAAAACTCGGTCTGTCTACAGATAAAATAATTGACCTCAGTTTCTATATTCTTTTGTCAGCGCTTATCGGCGCAAGACTTTTTTTTGTTATCCAGAATGCAGGATATTATTTCAGGAATCCTCTTGATATCCTCAAGATATGGCAGGGTGGCCTTGTATTTTACGGCGGAGTGCTTCTTGCTATACCTGTTGGCATCTGGTATGCAAAGAAAAAAGAACTTGACCTCTGGACAACAGCAGACATCTTTGCTCCGTCGCTTGCAATCGGACATGCAATCGGCAGACTTGGATGCTTCACAGCAGGATGCTGTCATGGAAAAGAGGCAGAAGGTCTTCCGTGGGCAGTGACTTTTTTTGATCCTGAATCGCTTGCAAAGCTCGGAGTTCCACTGCATCCAACTCAGATTTATGAGGCAATAGGAGAGTTTATAAATTTCCTGATACTTATTACTCTTAGAAAGCACCAGACATTCAAGGGTCAGTTATTCATGACATATCTTCTTGTCTATTCGGTCGTGAGATTCATGGTCGAGATTTACAGAGGCGATGATATAAGAGGATTTATATTCGGCATTATCTCTGTTTCTCAAGGTATAAGCATCCTGTTATTTATCGCTTCTATTATAGGGATAGTGGTTTTAAAGAATAGAAAAAGGCTCTAGAGCGGCAGATACGCCTTTGGATTCAAATCCATCCCTGCGAAATCGCCGGCCTTGAAATGGTGAAATCCAGCTC
Above is a genomic segment from Nitrospiraceae bacterium containing:
- the lgt gene encoding prolipoprotein diacylglyceryl transferase; translation: MFPILIKIGPVTIHTYGVLIAIGFLLGLYLTVRQAKKLGLSTDKIIDLSFYILLSALIGARLFFVIQNAGYYFRNPLDILKIWQGGLVFYGGVLLAIPVGIWYAKKKELDLWTTADIFAPSLAIGHAIGRLGCFTAGCCHGKEAEGLPWAVTFFDPESLAKLGVPLHPTQIYEAIGEFINFLILITLRKHQTFKGQLFMTYLLVYSVVRFMVEIYRGDDIRGFIFGIISVSQGISILLFIASIIGIVVLKNRKRL